Part of the Streptomyces antimycoticus genome, CGCGGCAGGGGCGCCCGTCTCCACGGGGCAGGATCTCACCGCGTATTTCTCGGCCCAGTTGGCCGGTGAGTTGCTGCCGCCCGAGGCGCTCGCGCAGATGCGGGCGACCGTGCCGTGCGACCTCGCCCAGGGCGTCGAGTACGGCCTCGGGCCGGCCCGGTACCCGATCAGCGGGGATGCCGGGGGCTGCTGGTGCTGGGGCACGGTGGCACCGTCGAGGGAACGCGCACCCGCGGCGGCGTCACGGAGGACGACCGGGCGGTGCTCGTCGCGGTCAACGAGATCTCCCCGAACCCCGAGGGATCGCAAGCCGTCATCGACACCGTCGACCGGATCTTCCAGGCCGTCCCCCACAGGGACCACCGGACGAAAGCGCACCGGACGAAAGCGCACCGGAGGAAAGCGAGCCAGACGGAAAAGCACCGGAGCGAAACGCAGACGAAGGGCGGCTCTCCGTCATGAACCCACGCATCACACGCACCGCCGCCATCACCACACTGGCCGCGGCGCTGGCCTTCACCGGGAGCCCCACCCTCGCCCAGGCCACCGCCGCACCGAGCGTGAACCACGCGACGACCGAGGCGGAGGGGCCCGACTCGCTTCGCCCCTTCGTCGAACAGCGCCCCCACTGGACGGCATGCGACCACAAGGAGCTGGACGCGGCCGGTGCCCGCTGCGCCACCATCCGCGTGCCGCTGGACTACCGGAACCCTCAGGGGGCCACCCTGACCCTCGGGTTCTCCCGCATCAAGGCCACCGACACCGCGCACCGCATCGGGGTGATGATGCACAACTCCGGTGGCCCCGGCGGGAACACCCTCGACATGCCGCTGTACGACGCGCCTGCCATGGGCAGGCGACTGGCCGCCCGCTTCGACCTGATCGGCATGGACCCACGCGGTGTGGGCCGCAGCAGCCCGCTGCGCTGCGGCACCTCCGGCCACTGGCTGCGCTCGGCCGGATACGACGACACGGGGTTCCGGGCCCAGGCCCGGTACGAAGCGGACCTGGTGAAGAGCTGCCGGCGCGTGTACGGGAAGGGCATGTCGTATCTGCGCCACTTCACCACCCGTAACACCGCGCGGGACATGGATGTGCTCCGGGCTGTCCTGGGCGAGCGGAAGACCTCGTACTTCGGGATCTCGTACGGCACCTACCTCGGTGCCGCCTACGCGGCGATGTTCCCGGGCCGTACCGACCGGCTGCTGCTGGACAGCGCGATCGACCCGGCCCGGTGGAATGTCCGGGCGTTCCGCGACGCGGCCGTGGCGAACGAGGCGTTCCTCGACACCTGGGCGGCCTGGGCCGCCCGCCGCCACAGCGTCTACGGGTTCGGCGACACTCCGGCGAAGGTCCGGGCGACCGTCGAGGGGATTGCCCGGCAGGCGGCCCGCACACCCCTGCGGGTGGGCCCGTACACCGCAGACGGCCAGCAGGTGCCGGCCGTACTGGCGGATGTGATGGCCGACGACCGGGAGTTCGCCCGCGCGGCGAAAAACATCCGGGTGCTCCACGACGCGGCCCGGGGCCGCACCGTCGAGCCGACCGAGGAACTGCGCGCCGCGCTCGGCCTTCCGGACGACACCTCGGACATCCAGAACTCCCTCCAGCTCGCCCTGCTGTGCGGGGACCGCGCCGCGCCACGGGACCTGTCCTGGTACCGGCGCAACGTCGAACGCGGCCGGGCGACGATGCCGGTGTACGGACCGCTGTTCAACGGCGTGCACCCGTGTGCGCTCTGGCCCAACACACCACTGGAGCCGCCCGTGACCGGTGG contains:
- a CDS encoding alpha/beta hydrolase, translated to MNPRITRTAAITTLAAALAFTGSPTLAQATAAPSVNHATTEAEGPDSLRPFVEQRPHWTACDHKELDAAGARCATIRVPLDYRNPQGATLTLGFSRIKATDTAHRIGVMMHNSGGPGGNTLDMPLYDAPAMGRRLAARFDLIGMDPRGVGRSSPLRCGTSGHWLRSAGYDDTGFRAQARYEADLVKSCRRVYGKGMSYLRHFTTRNTARDMDVLRAVLGERKTSYFGISYGTYLGAAYAAMFPGRTDRLLLDSAIDPARWNVRAFRDAAVANEAFLDTWAAWAARRHSVYGFGDTPAKVRATVEGIARQAARTPLRVGPYTADGQQVPAVLADVMADDREFARAAKNIRVLHDAARGRTVEPTEELRAALGLPDDTSDIQNSLQLALLCGDRAAPRDLSWYRRNVERGRATMPVYGPLFNGVHPCALWPNTPLEPPVTGGNDAPGLIVQATGDPRTSYGNGQGLHRKMPNSRLITLRAQVHGVYTVYPNRCVYRQVNDYLRTGELPARNTVCDKDPGNDTR